A segment of the Macrobrachium rosenbergii isolate ZJJX-2024 chromosome 8, ASM4041242v1, whole genome shotgun sequence genome:
TGCCAATCGTTTCTTTTCCTCATCGAGCTGAGGTCTGCACAATTCTGCCCACAAATGGAAGACTGcatgcagtatctgcaaaaatgcaaaactgagaaaaatggtagatactgcagctttcccttgccttactactgattttgcagatactgcaaatgggaaacactgaataaagcactgaagaatcattctaaaactgcagtaatttgtgtattagtggTTCACGAGCACCAattggtggcatatctcaatttcgaaaattttgcagatactgcagtttttcattttagggtaCAAATCTCGCCCGAAGAAATGATGACATTCTTCACATACTATATTTTCATGGTAAGAATTGAGGCAAAGTTCCCCCAATGAAAGATTCTATTCTCTAGAAGAATATAAACAACATCTTATGTACACAAATGCTTAATGATAAAGCTTTTCATAACTGATTAATCAAGATTCATCAGTTATTCCGTCAACTTGCGTCTGAGGAGGTAAAACATCTTGAATGCTGATAATTCAGAATAAGTAATAATTCTTTCTGCTAGTTTTGATTATAGAGTTACTACCCTGGTTTCCTAAAACTCCCATTAACCCTAAACTGagattttttgtaatattcaatGAGTTGGACcaaaaattccctttcagaaacCTCACTTGGTAAACAATCTAAtaatatattaatcaaaatatccCTAGTCCTGAATCCTCAAACAAGgtcatcacttataaaaaaaaaaaggacgacaAGAACTGTATCATCCTGCAAATCTATCTTTACTTGAGACTTTCCTAGACAATAAACCTACGAACTTTTGGTTGAAAAGAAACTCCGTGAATCTCAGCCGCAAAAAATAACTTAACGCTACCATTTACACTACGTTGGCTTTTGTGAAACTTGGAAGAAAGGctgagagaggggaagagagaatcCTCGGAGCTCTGAAGAGGCCCTTCGATGTCCTCGGAACTTTTCAGAAGAGCTGGACGATGTTCGGGGCCTGGCTCATCTTGATGTGGTCGTACTGGGTTTTGACGCATCTGTGCATGTACACCTGGAAAAGATAAGGATGTGATCAGGAAAGGAAAATCTATTCTGAAGTTATTATTAAAGgaaggaatgtagaatttagcccaaaggccaggCGGTggtgggacctacaaggtcattcagtgctggaaaggaaaatgagagtaggaaggtctgaaaggtgtaacaggaggaaaacctcaaagcagttgcactatgaatcaattgttaggagagggtggatagtaagatggaagaaaaagaatttgaatggagtgcagtaaaaggaatgaaaggggttgcagctaggggccgcagggacgctgcaaggaaccataagtaatgcctgcagtgcaccgcatgaggtgtattGACAGCATTACCCCATACGGGAAAAATCATTATTGGCTACTTGTGatagactgaaaaatgaaagacagGCAATATAAACTGCAATACCatctttattataatataatgatgTCATTTCGAGCAAATTTGAATTCAGAACATGATAGAATAAAAGGGCTTAGCACTCTGCCAAACCTACTCTAAATTCTACAGCTCTCTGAAAGAACGAAAAAGTTTCTAAATAATCTCTTTTATATCATCTTAATCACAAGGTTTCTTTCCATGGATgaagcaaaatcaaaacagtaCAGTCTAAAATCATCAATTAATCCGATTCTTTCCATGGATGGAGAGCAAAATCACATTGAGTACAGTCTAAAATCATCAATTAATTCGATTCTTTCCATCTTTGAAGAGCAAAATCATATTCATTACACCCTAAAATCATCAATTAATTCGATTCTTTCCATTACAAAAGTATTCTAAAATCATCAATTAATTCGATTCTTTCCATCTTTGGCAAAATCATAGAGCAGCCTAAAATCATCAATTAATCATCTTTCCATCAGCAAAATCATATTCAGTACAGCCTAAAATCATCAATTAATTCGATTCTTTCCATCTTTGGAGAGCAAAATCATATTCAGTACAGTCTAAAATCATCAATTAATTCGATTCTTTCCATCTTTGGAGAGCAAAATCATATTCAGTACAGTCTAAAACCATCAATTAATCCGAAATCAGTCTAAAATCAGTTAATTCGATTCTTTCCATTATAAGCAAAATCACATTAGTGCAGTCTAAAATCATCAATTAATTCCATTCTTTCCATCTACGGAGAACAAAATCACATTGGGTACATGTCAGCTAAAATCATCAGAACGATTTAAGGCACACCACTGGGTGCCATCCAAAAGGCAGTGAGAAGAGGGTGAAGGAgtgtggttggacaacaagataaagagattacaaatagatattttcatgtttcttaGATACAAATTTCGTGTTTGCACTCCCGTGTCTGCCTCTTAATCCCGGCCTCTGCAGACCAGACATGTGTTCCAACCGAGGGCGCTGGGGAAAGTGTTCTCACCTCAGGAAACACGGGTTCAGGGGAAACAAAAGTAAGAGTGTTTAAGTTTGGCCACACTTTCCCCTCGAAATAGAAATCtctagttagttttctgaaaggaaagcttttgtgacggctttgtctgtccgtccgcactttattctgtccgcaattttttctgtccgccctcagatcttaaaaaaactactgaggctagagggctgcaagttggtatgttgatcatccacctaccaatcgtcaaacgtaccaaattgcagccctgtagcctcagtagtttttatttgatttaaggttaaagttatccataattgttcttctggaaacgatataggacaggacaccacctggccgtggttacagtttcgtGGGCTCATACAATgactcatacagaattatatatataaattatatatatatatatatatatatatatatatatatatatatatatatatatatatatatatatatatatatatatatatatatatatcgtatatatgagTGCATTTGATCATAAGGTTGCAAACAACGAGCAAGGGCTGACGTGAATAACTTTTCAGGAAACGATAACAATTCCACGATAAAAACTGCAGAGATTCATTAAGGGGAAAAATATTGGCATCTGAAATGCCCAATAACTCTCCGGAAACCCACCAATGTCAATTCGGTCTTTTCCCAACTTCTtctttcacctcctcctcctcctccccctccctccctccctttccctcacccattccttctcctccctctctttaCTTcctcaccccttcctcctcctccacccctcctccccacccctcccccctcacttTACTTCCtcatcccttcctcttccccctccctttactttctcaccccttcctcctcaacctccccttccctttacttcctcaccccttcctcctcctcctcctcccctctccctttacttcctcaacccttcctgttcctcctcatcttcccctctccctttcctccccttcctccctccttcctcccctctcccactcctcactccttcctcctcctcctcctccccttcccctctcactGGACCTCCCCCGCCCCTGGGGATGCAATAAAGCTAAGAAACGCTGCGAGCATTCATATGTCTaaagagcgcgcgcgcgcgccaacCGGCCGACGACGAGTGACGTCAGCATTCAATAATTCAATCGCAAACACCGACCTTCACCTCAAtggttcttctcctcctcctcctccccgattCCGGTGATGTGTCAGACGATGTTGCTTCTGTTGCTGCTGTGCTTTCGAAGGCTCAGACGTCGAGCGTGACGTCACAGCAGCCGCTATGACGTCGTCATCATCTTCGTCATCCAAGCTACTACTTAAACGATAACGATTgtcatgataattataatgatgatgataatgatattagtaatactgaagatgatgataatgatattcataATACTGATGGTGAATGCCATTCAGTTTCTAAATTTAATAGCTTCCCTGTCTTTACAAACAATTGAATACCTTCAGTTTCTGCGCGACGCTGATTCtgtacttcattattattattattattattattattattcagaaggtaaaccctattcatatggaacaagcccaccacaggggcggGGCCActcatttgaaattcaagcttccaaagaatattaaggtgttcattcgaatgaagtaacagaaggtaataggaaagagatcagttattagaaaaataactgGCTTCTAAATCAACCTGCATTAAATTCGCcacaacaaaagagaaaacacGATCCACTTTCTCTGCCTAGAAATTCACCAGCTATGATTTAACAGAAATGGGAACCAGTACAAAAATAGTGATGACCGAAAACAAACTGGATTATTGGactggattatagaatttaggctacaggccaagagctgggacctacgaggtcattcagggctgaaagagAAATGGGGAGTAAGacggtctgaaaggtgtaacaggggggaaacctcgcagttgcactatgaaacaattgctagaagGGGGTgggaataagatggaagaaagagaacatgaaaggaggtacagaaaaaaggaatgaaagaggttgcagctaggggccgaagggacgctgcaaagaaccttgagcaatgaaaacaaattagaatTCAAACAACTGCACCTTAGCTCAGTTGTTTGATTTCTAATTCCACAACCGCAATCTGTTTCTGGTAGAACCAAACGATCAGCCCAGATCCTGTATAAActttcgcattattattattattattattattattattattattattattattattattattattattattattattcagaagatgaaacctattcataaggaacaaagttaagtataccttagctttaccagaccactgagctgattagcagctctcctagagagggctggcccgaaggattagacttattttacgtggctaagaaccaattggttatttagcaaagggacctacaacttaagcccactaaaggggccactgacttgaaattcaagcttccaaaaatatcaAGAAGAAGTATGAGgcgataaagggaaatacagaaagaagaaagaagaaaaaactaataaattgacAAATAGGTAAAACTGTATTGAAATGCAAAgtgaatagtattagggtagcaatgcattgcacctttgcttgaacttttgaagttccaattgcacgacagcctctgggaggctgttccacagtccaacagtgtgaggaacaaaggatctctagaactgagaagttcgacagctcTTTTGGGAGTTCTCAGACAGTAACAAATGTCTTTTAAAGCAAGTTTACTTTTGCTCTacatgaaacttaaaaaaaaaaccattttgaaaTTCTGGTGCGATTTGtcttgggaatggaatggaatatagagtttaggccaaaggccaagcactggggcttatgaggccattcagggctggaaagaaaactgagagtagtaaggtttgaaaagtgtaacaggggaaacctcgcagttgcactatgacatgattgttaggagagggtggatagcaagatggaagaaagataatatgaatggaggtacagtaaaaggaatgaaaagggtagcagctaggggccgaagggacgctaaaaagaacctttagtagtgcctacagtgcaccccgtgaggtgcactgacggcactaacccggtACGGGGGTATGAATTGTCTTGGGATTAAGCTTAAGTGATGGGGCATCCTACAAGAACAGATCAAGTTTGGAAGAAAACAGGGCATATGAGAGGATGGGAACTGAACAGGGCAtgttctcttcctctcttcttcacAGTGGTCACCTCTTCTGTGGCTACCCTTTACTCATCGTGAATCCTTTTGTCAGGCATTAAGTGTATCTGTGTTATTGGTTCTTGCTGCCTTACAAGGACATTTGGTAAAAGaattctcttccacttcttcaagTCCTCATTCCGGTTTTTCTCCAGACAGCTGGTGATAAATCAAGAAGCCCTCTTCAGATTCTGCAGCGTTTCAATAATTCACATACTACTGTTCAGTGGCTAAACTCTGGACGAAGCTCATAACTGTAACTGGCTCTACTTAGGCTGGTCCATGACCTCCTTTCTTGGCATAAGCTCTATAGCTAAAAACCTGAATGACTCCATCTTATTCGAGTAGGACTTGACCCCTGATTCCAGCAATGACAGGATATCTTTAAACTGTTTTCACATTCAGTTACTCCTAACTAGGTGCAAGCAGGTTGTCTCTGGCTGACAGATATGCTATGTAGTGCCCCTCCTTGGCTGAGATTCTTGAGCTCATTCGTGGCTGTTTGCTGActgaatggttctctctctctctctctctctctctctctctctctctctctctctctctctctctctgaatggtttctctctctctctctctctctctctctctctctctctctctctctctctctctctctctctctctctcctggaactTAGCCGTTTGGTGGGACAGTTCatctattaccattattatcattgttgagaagatgattattattgagaagatgaaccctattcatatggagcaagcccaccacagggaccacaaacttgaaaatcaagcttcaaaagaatattatggtgttcattcgaaagaagtaacagaaggtaataggcaatacagaaagagaccagttattagaaaaacagataaattaacaaataaatgaataactaactaaatagataaataaataaataaaatagtaagcaaaatattaaaatacaaaattctctaAGTTATGCTTTCATATCTTGTCCTTCCTCTTCTAATGCATGGCCCAGGCTTACAACGACTTTACCCTTAATTAACCCTTTGGCTGCTAATGGCTTTGCTGTCTCTTTGCCATAGCACTACCTAAATCTATGAAGGAGGACCTCAGGAACCTCTAAAGTTATGATAACTTCTCTGCACCAAATGCAACATCACTGCCTTGGCATCTGTCATATTCTGGGAGAGGAAGGTGTTATGGTCTACCAGTCTAGTAACCAACTCAGAGATGACTTTCTGGCGGGACAGCTCTGCACCTAGAGTAGTCTTTCTCCATGTACACGGTTGTGGGGAAGTCAGTCAATGAGAGAAGTAATGTTCTTAATTTGGGCCCATCCACATTTCTAATGGCATAAAACTATCTCTGCTATAGCAGGCGCTTGCTCTTCAACAATTGGTACTTCTACAGGAATCACAGAAAGGTACTTTACATCgcagtttcttaattttttgcatATCCCACTATGACCTAGGCCTAGAAATTCGACTTGCACCAGGGTGATAccttgtttcactcctaacaaatGATCATAATCCTTCACACGAAAGAATAATGAGAACAGAATATAGACAGattataggatttaggccaaaggccaagcgctggggcctatgagtcattcagcgctgaaacggaaactgacagtaaaaaggtttggaaggcgtaacaggaggaaaacctcaaagcagttgcactatgaatcaattgttgggagagggtggatagcaagatggaagaaagagatgaatggaattatagtaaaagaaatgaaaggggttgcagctaagagactaaagggacgctgcaaagaaccttaagtagtgcctacattGCACCTAGTGAGATGCGCCGACCGGGTAGCATCTGACCGAACGGGAAACTACttcaggaagaaaagaaagatctAATATTCTCTGGGAAGAAAGCCTGACACATCATCCCAACTTAAGCAAAAGTGCCGTAggcgaaaataaacaaaactcgcAACATGGAAATGAGCAAAACTCGCGAGAAACTGACGTTATACAAAACTTCGATAAGCGAAGGAACACTTCCCGGGGGGAAGGATGGGTTCAATAGCTTTATCCAGATGACGTCACAGCGTGAAAGGTCATAGCCgccaaggaaggaaggacgagTTTACATGGAAAAGAACCTAAGTGAAAGGTAACATGGTGAAAGGTggcacagaaagagagaaaaattacttagcgagagagagagagagagagagagagagagagagagagagagagagagagagagagagactagcacaGAGAAACTTAATCAGCAAAAAAATAACTTagcacagaaaagaaagaaaagttactcagcaagcaaaaattaaaacagagatttaagcaaagaaaattaggctattaaagagagagagagagagagagagagagagagagagagagagagagagagagagatgtggattTCGCAACAATTAAGTGCCTGGTTTTTCGTAAACACTCATCGCTCAATGTGGCATCAACGACCTTTCGTTATGTAACACCACTTACTCATATTCATCAAAGAATCGGTGAGTACAGTAGTCTATTGTGGTTATCACAAtctacatacgtatctggtaaagagtggctaatagattatatatatatatatatatatatatatatatatatatatatatatatatatatatatatatatatatatatatatatatatatacgacaaaaGTTATagtaaaatagaaaactaaaaggacagGGCCTGAGACTCAATGAAGTTGTTAACAAACTTTCAGACATCAGTTCAAAAACCCAATACGCCATTAGACTGAACTTAAAAGCACcaataaaatgttacaaaaaaataaatcaaaaaaaacTTACGTGAGCTGCGGCGAACAATAAGTAAATGCACGTCCACAATACCGagagaagctgaaaaaaaaattaaataaataaagagaaaagttggttaaaaaaaaaaacacgaaaaaattaagaataaaaatatgtagcCTAATACCGTGTTCAGAAAGATACCATATAAGTAAGTATAGGCTCGGGTATATATTGAAACAGTTCTGGAAGTCTAGATCAGtagttctcaacctggggggcgtcagcaatttccaaggggggcgcgagccctagggaaaaattaaaaattctctaattattttcGCTATTCTCTGAACGAGAGCCACTAACTAGTGTCAAGTATCTAACttattcattcccaaaagaataaaaacaccccttctctttttttttcctttttcctttaaatccTGGAGGGAATTTTaatcacagatgcaagggggggcgtggagggaaggaccaactcttagagggggcgtggtagcAAAAAGGTTAAGAATCACTGGTCTAGATCAGTGGCTCTCAATTTGGTGGTATCGTTACCTACCCCGGCAGTGGTGTGATATATCACCAATACTCCTACCCCAtacctcttcagttatgtgaagttataatatacaGGAAAGAAATcaattggaatgcttaatttcaaATGcgttttatatgtaagaaattcaCCTCTTCACTTCTGcattatttattacttaattaatttatttatcattattaattatgaatttactgaatgttactccaaagaactattagTTTTAGAAAGTGTCTCGTTACCCCACAGAATTGGCTTCATTAGAAATtgcccccagtttgagaaccactggtctaaacgTCATGTTTTCAACTTGTCAGTCAGCCAGCCACAAGTTCAAATGATTTTTGTTAGTTCACTCTTGCCTCGCACAAGTTCCTCTGTCACTGATCTTTTCTGATATACAGAGCacaccttagtttacccagaccactgagctgatgaacagctctcctagggctggcccgaaggattagacttattttacgtggctaagaacaattggttacctagaaacgggacctacagcttattgtcgaatccgaatcataatatagcgagaaatgaatttctatcaccagaaataataaattcctcttattcttcattggccagtcggagattcgaactcgcggccagcagagtgctagctgagaacaggcAGTTATACTTTTGATTTCTGGGGCATATACTAAACTCAAAACACTGCCTCCTCGTAATACTGAAtttctttacataaaacaatACTGATAATTAACacagatagaatatagaatttaggccaccggttaagcactgggacctatgaggtcattcagcgctggaaaggaaactgagagtaagtaggtttggaagggcgtaacaggaggaaaacctcaaagcagttgcactatgaaataattgttaggagagggtggatagcaagatggaagaaagataacgtgaatggaggtacagtaaaagggacgaaaagggctgcagctaggtgcctgaagaagggacgctgcaaagaaccctgagCAATGCCTACACTGCGCCGCGTCAGGCGTACTGACGGGCGCTGCTTCACCCTGCGGGACGCCATTACGAACTCTGAAAAGCAGCACTACTCACGTAATGGTAATATGACGCCTGTAGCCACAGGGCGAAAGCGATGATCATGAGGATGTAGAGGAGATTCTGGGTCAGCCACGGCAGGATGAGGCCCCTGTGGTCCTTGACGATGCCCCTGACCATCAGCCCGGCGAAGACGATGTACAGAAGGTAGAAGAAGATCATGAACCCGCCCGCGCTCCTCATGGCTGTTGCGTTGTGGCGCggggaaaagggagagaaagaggtgtCCGGTTATTTGGGGGTAACCTGATGCTCATTTGGGGAAAATATGCGTGATTTGAGATGAAGCAGACTgaaaatatcttcttttatttataaataatgagtATTCTGTCTTTTACAGGTAGTGGTGGTGTATTTTGAAAAGTTGCAGTAGTTACATTATCGGAAACCAGGCATTGGGAAAATCTCTATAGGCCTAGCGTAGGATCGCTTTTTTCATtaagattgtaaaaaaataatactatttcTAGGttttgcatactatatatataaacatattcctTTCCTTACTGAGTAACAACGCTAAACCTACATTTGTATTTGTAACAACATTCAAACTCCTTATCCGATGCCAGAATCTTGTACACTGAGGTGAACAAAAAGAAGCGAAAACTATATTATACCTAATCGCAATTCTTATTTGTTGGGTTAAGCTGCCCTCCTTTGAGGAGCTCTTACCAAATttaaaaccacaaacaaaaattCTATTGTAATCGAGAGGTATTTTTACCATGTCATTCAATTCATTTCTCAAGTAATTGTATTATCCTGGATTCAGTTAGCATAATTGCAAGAATGATTTAACATCGTAAAATGATAATTGTACTTTATCCTTATGCCTATTTACAGCAATCATTTACAAACCAGCAATTCATGTTCAAAGAATAGAGACAAATtcgaagaatatttaaaaaaaaacaataaagacaaTTAAGACTTTCGAGAAACTGTATTTCATTTGAAGAAATGTATGTGTAAAAAAGAGTACAATAGTATTTAGCAGTTCACTACGTTTCTCTGGCTGAAAATATCATGAATGACCAGACTAATAACATCCTGGAATCCAGAATGGCGTTCGAGAACTTGAGCAAATTGTAGTTCCTGGACCGGACGCAAATACCCGAGATGTAGGCCTAT
Coding sequences within it:
- the LOC136840701 gene encoding uncharacterized protein gives rise to the protein MKGCWSPWYYYDDLRAGSKACAATTTFFSSFSIIYICQCLAGGESSQFFLPLFETDIDTTMRSAGGFMIFFYLLYIVFAGLMVRGIVKDHRGLILPWLTQNLLYILMIIAFALWLQASYYHYLLSVLWTCIYLLFAAAHVYMHRCVKTQYDHIKMSQAPNIVQLF